One window from the genome of Amaranthus tricolor cultivar Red isolate AtriRed21 chromosome 9, ASM2621246v1, whole genome shotgun sequence encodes:
- the LOC130823321 gene encoding uncharacterized protein LOC130823321 has protein sequence MELGCEVKYSKCYMAKRIALKMIFGDASEEYSRVWDYAEAVRRFNPGSAAIVKCIGIEKPPPLFQRMYICLLACKEGFVAGCRPIIGVGGAHLTGKFPGILLSAVEDLRSVTASSSRVQAGGDAFTFMSDRKKGLVEAFSSVIPEAEFRFCCRHIWENFKIKFPGELFKQHFWRAARAYNKKIFVEAYEYLAAIPIKHWSGHAFSSRNKSGMLLINCSETFNNVRYVLQRSAAKREGLSNFEGVLTSSTSKMIEKNAKDIYGLRVIPVDVFEFEVDDDDESYVVNLTNKTCHCGSWKLIGIPCKHAMACIVLRNYMPTNLSTRRIMTQKMPRRPNKRKRKKEADEGKGGKKPACAFREFKQRRCGNCGNIGHYKKGDVLYASNMYILISVVYDYKKTQDLNLLPGFSLVYETLLAKGTPHPHFSGFGFAIEEGEYITN, from the exons ATGgagttaggttgtgaagtgaagtatTCTAAGTGTTATATGGCAAAAAGAATTGCTCTAAAAATGATATTtggtgatgctagtgaagagtatagcAGGGTGTGGGATTATGCGGAGGCAGTAAGGAGGTTTAATCCAGGAAGCGCTGCAATCGTcaaatgcattggaatagaaAAACCTCCACCTTTGTTccaaaggatgtatatatgcTTGCTAGCATGTAAGGAGGGTTTTGTTGCTGGCTGTAGGCCTATTATAGGTGTTGGTGGGGCACATTTGACGGGAAAATTCCCTGGGATTTTGTTGAGTGCTGTAG AAGATCTTAGATCAGTTACTGCATCTAGCAGTCGGGTACAAGCAGGAGGTGATGCTTTCACCTTCATGAGCGACAGGAAAAAG GGTTTGGTTGAAGCTTTTAGCTCAGTGATTCCTGAAGCTGAATTTAGGTTCTGTTGCAGGCATATATGGGAAAACTTCAAGATCAAGTTCCCTGGAGAGTTGTTCAAACAACACTTTTGGAGAGCAGCAAGAGCTTACAACAAG AAAATTTTTGTTGAAGCATATGAATATCTAGCTGCTATTCCTATAAAACATTGGTCTGGACATGCTTTTTCTAGTAGGAATAAATCTGGAATGTTGTTAATCAACTGTTCTGAGACATTCAATAACGT GAGATATGTGTTGCAAAGAAGTGCAGCTAAAAGGGAAGGGCTGAGTAACTTTGAAGGTGTGTTAACGTCATCTACCagcaaaatgattgaaaaaaatgcaaaagatATATACGGTTTAAGGGTAATCCCAGTGGATGTGTTtgagtttgaggtggatgatgatgacgaGTCTTACGTTGTCAACTTGACCAATAAGACTTGCCATTGTGGAAGCTGGAAACTTATTGGGATCCCTTGTAAACATGCAATGGCTTGTATTGTTCTTAGAAATTATATGCCAACCAATTTGTCTACGAGGCGTATCAT GACACAAAAGATGCCTAGAAGGCCAAacaagaggaaaagaaagaaagaagctGATGAAGGAAAAGGAGGGAAGAAGCCTGCATGTGCTTTTAGAGAATTCAAGCAAAggagatgtggtaattgtggTAACATAGGTCACTATAAAAAAGGAGATGTGTTGTATGCAAGCAATATGTACATCTTGATTAGTGTTGTGTAT gatTATAAAAAAACGCAAGACTTAAACCTTCTTccaggattttccttggtcTATGAAACtctccttgcaaagggaactccacacccacatttttcagGCTTCGGATTTGCTATTGAAGAAGGAGAATACATTACTAATTAA